Within the Serratia sp. UGAL515B_01 genome, the region CGCCTGCTGAAGAGGTATTGAAAATGGCACCAGACGGCATCTTCCTCTCCAATGGTCCTGGCGATCCTGAGCCATGTGAGTATGCGATTAACGCCATCAAGAAGTTTCTGGAAAGCGACATCCCGGTATTCGGTATCTGTCTTGGCCACCAACTGCTGGCACTGGCCAGTGGTGCGAAAACCATAAAAATGAGGCTCGGCCACCACGGCGGTAACCACCCGGTCAAAGATTTGGATAACAATACCGTGATGATCACCGCGCAAAACCATGGTTTTGCCGTGGATGAAAATAACCTGCCAGCTCATCTGCGGGTGACGCACAAATCCCTGTTTGACCACACGGTTCAGGGCATCCACCGCACCGATAAAGCGGCGTTCAGCTTCCAGGGGCATCCAGAAGCCAGCCCCGGCCCGCATGACGCTGCACCGCTGTTCGATCACTTTATCGAACTGATTGAGACTTACCGTACCAACGCTAAATAATCAGCATCAGGAGCCATTTTAGCCATGCCAAAACGTACAGATATAAAAAGCATCCTGATCCTCGGTGCTGGCCCGATCGTCATCGGCCAGGCGTGTGAGTTCGATTACTCTGGTGCCCAGGCGTGTAAAGCGCTGCGTGAAGAGGGGTATCGCGTTATTTTGGTCAACTCTAATCCAGCAACTATCATGACTGACCCTGAAATGGCCGATGCGACCTATATCGAGCCTATTCACTGGGAAGTAGTACGTAAAATCATTGAAAAAGAACGCCCGGATGCGGTGTTGCCGACCATGGGCGGGCAAACGGCCCTGAACTGTGCGCTGGAGTTGGAACGTCAGGGAGTCCTGGCCGAATTTGGCGTAACGATGATCGGCGCTACGGCAGATGCCATCGACAAAGCCGAAGATCGCCGCCGTTTTGATATCGCCATGAAGAAGATCGGCCTGGATACGGCGCGTTCAGGAATTGCCCATAACATGGAAGAGGCGTTGGCGGTAGCCGCTGATGTGGGCTTCCCGTGCATTATTCGACCTTCATTTACCATGGGGGGAACCGGTGGGGGGATCGCCTACAATCGTGAAGAATTTGAAGAGATCTGCGAGCGCGGTTTGGATCTATCGCCGACCAAAGAGCTGCTGATTGATGAATCGCTGATTGGTTGGAAAGAGTACGAAATGGAAGTGGTGCGTGATAAGAATGATAACTGCATCATTGTCTGCTCCATTGAAAATTTCGATGCTATGGGTATCCATACCGGTGATTCGATTACCGTTGCACCTGCGCAGACGTTGACCGATAAAGAATACCAAATTATGCGTAACGCCTCGATGGCGGTGCTGCGTGAGATTGGCGTTGAGACTGGTGGCTCCAACGTACAGTTCTCGGTGAATCCGAAAACCGGTCGTTTGATCGTGATCGAAATGAACCCACGCGTATCCCGTTCATCGGCACTGGCATCGAAAGCGACCGGTTTTCCCATAGCCAAAATTGCCGCCAAGCTGGCTGTGGGTTACACCCTCGATGAATTGATGAATGATATTACCGGTGGCCGTACGCCTGCCTCGTTTGAACCTTCAATCGATTACGTTGTGACCAAAATTCCGCGTTTTAACTTCGAGAAATTTGTCGGTGCTAATGACCGGCTGACTACGCAGATGAAATCCGTGGGTGAAGTGATGGCGATTGGTCGTACCCAGCAGGAGTCTTTGCAGAAAGCGCTGCGTGGTTTGGAGGTTGGTGCTACCGGTTTTGATCCGAAAGTCAGCCTGGACGATCCGGAGGCACTAACCAAGATCCGTCGTGAACTGAAAGATGCCGGTTCAGATCGTATCTGGTATATCGCCGATGCTTTCCGTGCCGGTATGTCTGTTGACGGTGTATTCAATCTGACTAACGTTGACCGCTGGTTCCTGGTACAGATCGAAGAGTTGGTGCGCCTGGAAGAGCAGGTTGCTGAAAAAGGTATCAACGGCCTGAATGAAGCTTTCTTGCGAATGTTAAAACGCAAAGGTTTTGCTGATGCGCGCTTGGCCAAGCTGGCGGGCGTTTCTGAAAACGAAATCCGCAAGTTGCGCCATAGCTTCAACCTGCACCCGGTATACAAGCGTGTAGATACTTGTGCAGCAGAGTTCGCTACCGATACCGCCTATATGTATTCCACTTATGAAGAGGAATGTGAATCCAACCCGACTAATGACCGCCCTAAAGTGATGGTGCTTGGCGGAGGGCCAAACCGTATCGGGCAAGGTATCGAATTCGATTACTGTTGTGTACATGCTTCTTTAGCCCTGCGCGAAGATGGCTACGAGACCATTATGGTCAACTGTAACCCGGAAACTGTTTCTACCGATTACGACACTTCAGATCGCCTGTACTTTGAACCAGTGACGCTGGAAGACGTGCTTGAAATTGTACGCATCGAGAAACCAAAAGGCGTGATCGTACAATACGGTGGGCAAACTCCACTGAAGTTGGCACGTGAGTTGGAAGCAGCAGGTGTGCCGATTATCGGGACTAGCCCGGATGCGATTGATCGTGCGGAAGACCGTGAGCGTTTCCAACAGGCGGTCAATCGTCTGGGATTAAAGCAACCAGCCAATGCCACTGTGGCAACCATCGAACAGGCGGTAGAAAAGGCAGCGGGTATCGGTTATCCGTTGGTGGTTCGCCCGTCATACGTACTGGGTGGCCGTGCGATGGAGATCGTTTATGACGAAATAGACCTGCGTCGCTATTTTCAGAATGCGGTCAGCGTGTCGAATGATGCTCCGGTACTGCTGGATCGCTTCCTGGATGATGCTGTGGAGGTGGATGTGGATGCTATCTGCGACGGCGAACGCGTGCTGATCGGTGGCATTATGGAACACATCGAACAGGCTGGCGTTCACTCTGGTGATTCCGCATGTTCACTGCCTGCTTACACCCTGAGCAAAGAGATCCAGGACGTGATGCGCCAGCAGGTTGAAAAACTGGCTTTTGAGCTGCAGGTCCGTGGTTTGATGAATGTGCAGTTTGCGGTGAAAAATAACGAAGTTTACCTGATTGAAGTGAACCCACGTGCAGCACGTACGGTGCCGTTTGTCTCCAAAGCTACCGGTGTGCCGCTGGCGAAAGTAGCAGCGCGAGTCATGGCAGGTAAATCGCTGGCTGAACAAGGCGTGACCGAAGAAATTATTCCACCGTACTATTCGGTGAAAGAAGTGGTACTGCCTTTCAATAAGTTTCCAGGTGTAGACCCTATTCTCGGGCCAGAAATGCGTTCGACCGGGGAAGTGATGGGCGTTGGCCGCACCTTTGCTGAAGCATTTTCCAAAGCGATGCTGGGCAGTAACTCAGGGATGAAAAAACAGGGGCGTGCGCTGCTGTCGGTGCGTGAAGGGGATAAGACTCGCGTCGTAGATTTGGCGGCCAGCCTGCTCAAGCAGGGCTTTGAACTGGATGCGACACACGGTACTGCCGTGGTGCTTGGCGAAGCAGGAATTAACCCTCGTTTGGTTAACAAAGTGCATGAAGGGCGTCCGCACATTCAGGATCGTATCAAGAATGGTGAGTATACCTATATCGTCAATACCACTGCAGGGCGTCAGGCGATAGAAGACTCCAAACTGATCCGCCGCAGTGCACTGCAATACAAAGTGCATTACGACACCACGCTTAACGGCGGTTTTGCCACCGCGATGGCGTTGAAAGCTGACCCTACCGAGCAGGTGAGTTCAGTACAGGAATTACACGCGCGCATTGGTAAATAAACCGATAACCCGCCTTGGCCTCGGCTGAGGCGGGTATTTGCATAAATCCGCCATAACGCCTTTTCCCTCCTTGCTTCTTCTCTAGCCTATTTTTATCCATGGAGTGCTGCGTTTAGTTTTTTTGTATTAGGCTGTGCCCCTCAATGGCACGCTAATGGCCCCAGCCCGAAGGGGCATTCCCCAGATGCCCGCTCTTTCTGTGTGTTGTCGGGCTTGAACAGAGGGCCACTCAGCCCTTAACCCTCCGCTTTGATAACGTGCTTGTTGGGTCTGCGACGGCACCACGGGCAATTGAGGGACAAAGCCTAGGGTCAAAACAAAGCCGTTAGCTCACTACGTCTATTTTCCCTGCTTTCATTGATAGGGAAATCATATTTTTTGTTGTCATTCATCGGTCAATTTGTCCATCACCGATAAAAATTTCGGCTATCAATCCTTTTCTAAAATGTCATCCTATGGCATCGGTCTATTTTTTAAAAATGACATCAAACGGTAAGAAGCTCATGATCCTGATTATTTACGCTCATCCCTATCCTCGGCATTCCCATGCCAACCAGCGACTATTACAGGCAGTAAAAGACATCCCAAATGTGGAGGTCCGCGTTCTGTACGAGCTATATCCAGATTTCAATATCGATATCAAAGCTGAACAGCGTGCACTTGAACGGGCGGATATGGTCGTGCTGCAACACCCGATGCAGTGGTATAGCTTGCCGCCGCTTCTGAAACTTTGGATCGATAAAGTATTGGAACACGGTTGGGCTTATGGCCACAAAGGGAAAGCGTTGGTCGGGAAAGACTTCTTATGGGCAGTGACCAGCGGTGGCGATGAACAGCATTTTGTTCTTGGGGATTACCCCAACTTTGCGGTACTTGGCCAGCCCCTGCAGGCCATGGCGATTTATTGTGGTATGAACTGGCAGCCGTATTTTGCGGTACATGGCACCTTTACCTGTAGTGATACAGTGTTGATAACGGCTGGTGAAGCTTATCGTCAGCGGTTAATGCAGTACCTTATGGAACACAGCGATCAAATAGCAGAACAAGGAACAGCACATGGATAATCACGGCATGATGATAGAGGGGCTGATCTATCTGGGCGCCGCTGGATTACTAGTACCCATCGCTGTACGGTTAGGTTTGGGCTCCGTGCTGGGATATTTGATTGCGGGCTGCATTATTGGTCCCTGGGGTTTGAAGCTGGTGTCTAATCCGGAGTCTATCCTGGCTTTTGCCGAGATTGGTGTTGTATTAATGCTGTTTATCATCGGGCTCGAACTGGATCCTAATAGACTGTGGACACTGCGGGTTCCTGTATTCGGTGGCGGTAGTATTCAGATGATAGGTTGTGGCCTGGTATTGAGCGCCTTTTGCTATTTTCTGGGGCTGGACTGGATGGTCGCCTTGCTGATTGGTCTGACGCTGGCACTCTCTTCCACCGCCATTGCTATGCAGGCGATGAGCGAACGAAACCTAATGCCCACGCCTATAGGCCGCAGTGCGTTTGCGGTACTGTTATTTCAGGATATTGCTGCGATACCGCTGGTTGCGATGATACCGCTATTGACAAGTAGCGGTGCTGCAACGACGCTGGGCGCGTTTGCACTATCTGCAACCAAGGTGGTTGGGGCTTTAGCGGTAGTGGTGGCGTTGGGGCGCTATGTCACCCGGCCTTTGCTGCATTTTGTGGCACGATCAGGCATGCGCGAAGTATTCAGTGCTGTCGCGCTGTTTCTAGTGTTTGGCTTTGGTCTCTTGCTGGAAATGGCTGGTCTTTCGATGGCGATGGGGGCATTTCTTGCGGGAGTGCTGTTGGCCAGCTCTGAGTACCGCCATGCATTGGAAAGTGATATCCAGCCGTTTAAAGGCCTACTGCTCGGTCTGTTCTTTATTGGTGTTGGCATGTCGATCGATTTCGGTACCTTGTTTCACCATCCTTTATTAATTGCTTCGCTGCTGTTTGGTTTTATATTGCTGAAAGCGCTGCTGTTATGGTTGATTGCTCCGATGCTAGGTGTGCCAAAGCGTCAGCGTGCTTTGTTTGCCATTTTACTGGGACAAGGCAGTGAGTTTGCTTTTGTGATTTTTGGTGCGGCTCAGATGGCCGGCGTCCTGCCTCAAGAGTGGGCCAAACCGTTAACGCTGGCGGTAGCACTCTCAATGGCTGCCACGCCATTGTTATTGGTCGCTTCCGCTTTGTTGGCAAAGAAAACCCCGAAAGACGAGCGACCCGCAGATGTGATCGATGAAGAGAATGTTAGTGTGATCATTGCCGGTTTTGGGCGTTTCGGCCAAATCGCGGGGCGTATGCTGCTGGTCAACGGAGTAAGCACAGTGGTACTGGATCATGATCCCGACCATATCGAAACGCTGCGTAAATTCGGCACCAAAGTGTTTTATGGCGATGCGACTCGTGCCGACCTGCTCGAAGCAGCGGGCGCGGAACATGCCAAGGTATTGATTAACGCTATCGACGATGTTGAGGCCAACCTGCAATTGACGGCGTTGGCTAAACGCCATTTCCCACATTTGAAAGTGGTAGCGCGAGCCCGTGATGTGGACCACTGGTATCAATTGCGGCGCTTGGGAGTAGAAAGGCCATCACGTGAAACTTTTGAAAGTTCACTGCTCACTGGGCGAGAAACACTTGAATTACTGGGTTTGGATGCCTATGAAGCCAGGGAAAAAGCAGATATCTTCCGCCGTTATAACCTGAAGATGCTTGAAGATACGTTGGAGAACTATGAGGATACCGAATTCCGTATTGCCAGTTTGCAACGATCGAAAGATATGCTTGCAGAAGCTATTGAACAGGACAAGGACCGATTGTCTCTCGTGCGGCAAACGGGCTGGCGGGGCAGCATAGACGGTAAAGCGCCAGAAGAGAATGTGGTAGAAACGAAAAGTGGTTGGAGCCGTTGAGAAAAAGGTTTGTTTCTACTGCTAAAAACGCCATTCCTTCTGACGCGCATCAACCTATCGTTCGCATCTTTGGCTATATGATGAACATCCGTACTGTGAAAATGGTTGAGTCACATGGATAAGGCATTAACCAAAGAAATATCGGCAGTAAGCAGGCAGCAGCGGCAAATTACCCGTTTGTGCATTCAGTGCGCGTTGTTGCTATTGCAACACGGTGCTGAAAGCATGCTCGTGGAACAACTATCAACCCGTTTAGGGCTAGCACTGGGTATGGATGGTGTGGAAAGCTCGATCTCTGCCAATGCGGTTGTATTGACCACGATCCACAATGATGCTTGCTTGACCACGACGCGAAAGAACATCGAACGTGGGATTAACATGCAAATGGTAACGAAGGTTCAGCATATCGTGATCCTCGCCGAACACCGATTGGCTGACGCGCACGAGGTTGCCCGGCGTTTTGAAAAGCTCCATCCACTGCGTTATCCCCGCTGGCTGGTTGTTTTGATGGTTGGGTTGTCTTGTGGTTGTTTCAGTATGCTTAACGGCGGTGGGATTGATGCTTTTATCGTAACATTTATGGCTAGTGGATGTGCGATGTTCGTACGCCAGGTGTTGACTGCG harbors:
- the carB gene encoding carbamoyl-phosphate synthase large subunit — protein: MPKRTDIKSILILGAGPIVIGQACEFDYSGAQACKALREEGYRVILVNSNPATIMTDPEMADATYIEPIHWEVVRKIIEKERPDAVLPTMGGQTALNCALELERQGVLAEFGVTMIGATADAIDKAEDRRRFDIAMKKIGLDTARSGIAHNMEEALAVAADVGFPCIIRPSFTMGGTGGGIAYNREEFEEICERGLDLSPTKELLIDESLIGWKEYEMEVVRDKNDNCIIVCSIENFDAMGIHTGDSITVAPAQTLTDKEYQIMRNASMAVLREIGVETGGSNVQFSVNPKTGRLIVIEMNPRVSRSSALASKATGFPIAKIAAKLAVGYTLDELMNDITGGRTPASFEPSIDYVVTKIPRFNFEKFVGANDRLTTQMKSVGEVMAIGRTQQESLQKALRGLEVGATGFDPKVSLDDPEALTKIRRELKDAGSDRIWYIADAFRAGMSVDGVFNLTNVDRWFLVQIEELVRLEEQVAEKGINGLNEAFLRMLKRKGFADARLAKLAGVSENEIRKLRHSFNLHPVYKRVDTCAAEFATDTAYMYSTYEEECESNPTNDRPKVMVLGGGPNRIGQGIEFDYCCVHASLALREDGYETIMVNCNPETVSTDYDTSDRLYFEPVTLEDVLEIVRIEKPKGVIVQYGGQTPLKLARELEAAGVPIIGTSPDAIDRAEDRERFQQAVNRLGLKQPANATVATIEQAVEKAAGIGYPLVVRPSYVLGGRAMEIVYDEIDLRRYFQNAVSVSNDAPVLLDRFLDDAVEVDVDAICDGERVLIGGIMEHIEQAGVHSGDSACSLPAYTLSKEIQDVMRQQVEKLAFELQVRGLMNVQFAVKNNEVYLIEVNPRAARTVPFVSKATGVPLAKVAARVMAGKSLAEQGVTEEIIPPYYSVKEVVLPFNKFPGVDPILGPEMRSTGEVMGVGRTFAEAFSKAMLGSNSGMKKQGRALLSVREGDKTRVVDLAASLLKQGFELDATHGTAVVLGEAGINPRLVNKVHEGRPHIQDRIKNGEYTYIVNTTAGRQAIEDSKLIRRSALQYKVHYDTTLNGGFATAMALKADPTEQVSSVQELHARIGK
- the kefF gene encoding glutathione-regulated potassium-efflux system oxidoreductase KefF, whose translation is MILIIYAHPYPRHSHANQRLLQAVKDIPNVEVRVLYELYPDFNIDIKAEQRALERADMVVLQHPMQWYSLPPLLKLWIDKVLEHGWAYGHKGKALVGKDFLWAVTSGGDEQHFVLGDYPNFAVLGQPLQAMAIYCGMNWQPYFAVHGTFTCSDTVLITAGEAYRQRLMQYLMEHSDQIAEQGTAHG
- the kefC gene encoding glutathione-regulated potassium-efflux system protein KefC — translated: MDNHGMMIEGLIYLGAAGLLVPIAVRLGLGSVLGYLIAGCIIGPWGLKLVSNPESILAFAEIGVVLMLFIIGLELDPNRLWTLRVPVFGGGSIQMIGCGLVLSAFCYFLGLDWMVALLIGLTLALSSTAIAMQAMSERNLMPTPIGRSAFAVLLFQDIAAIPLVAMIPLLTSSGAATTLGAFALSATKVVGALAVVVALGRYVTRPLLHFVARSGMREVFSAVALFLVFGFGLLLEMAGLSMAMGAFLAGVLLASSEYRHALESDIQPFKGLLLGLFFIGVGMSIDFGTLFHHPLLIASLLFGFILLKALLLWLIAPMLGVPKRQRALFAILLGQGSEFAFVIFGAAQMAGVLPQEWAKPLTLAVALSMAATPLLLVASALLAKKTPKDERPADVIDEENVSVIIAGFGRFGQIAGRMLLVNGVSTVVLDHDPDHIETLRKFGTKVFYGDATRADLLEAAGAEHAKVLINAIDDVEANLQLTALAKRHFPHLKVVARARDVDHWYQLRRLGVERPSRETFESSLLTGRETLELLGLDAYEAREKADIFRRYNLKMLEDTLENYEDTEFRIASLQRSKDMLAEAIEQDKDRLSLVRQTGWRGSIDGKAPEENVVETKSGWSR
- a CDS encoding threonine/serine exporter ThrE family protein, whose translation is MDKALTKEISAVSRQQRQITRLCIQCALLLLQHGAESMLVEQLSTRLGLALGMDGVESSISANAVVLTTIHNDACLTTTRKNIERGINMQMVTKVQHIVILAEHRLADAHEVARRFEKLHPLRYPRWLVVLMVGLSCGCFSMLNGGGIDAFIVTFMASGCAMFVRQVLTAHHMNPLINFCLTAFVATSISGLLLRLPLFSQTSSVSMAASVLLLVPGFPLINAVADMFKGHVNTGLARWAMASLLTLATCIGVVMAMSLWGLRGWS